In the genome of Torulaspora globosa chromosome 2, complete sequence, the window TTGGGCCCTCATACCTTGTGATATCTCTATCACGTATCAAACTTCTATCAGGCACTTTAACTTTAATATCGGCGTCGCCAGACTTATGAACGATGGTTCCGTTGTGATCATCTATAATAATATCGAGCACCTGGCCCATGTACTTGAAGTTTCTGATGGCAATTCCTCCAGGCAGTAAAGGCATTTCAATAGGGCTAAAACGCAGTAAACGACTGATTTTTTTGGTGGTTTCATCGACCTCATATGAATATCTCAAACCGGTAAGACCAAATAAAATAGCCTGTAAAAAGCCGCCATTCGCGGTAAGAAAGGGAAATGCTGGCTGCGTCAGACCATTAGTCAGGAAATTATCATCTGATTGTTCACTAAATTGAGCAAACGGTCCTCTCAAATAGGGCAGAATCGATTTGTAAAGGTAACTTTGAGAAGAGGAACCATGATTAAGCATACCTGCGGCTGCAGCAACAAACACGGGATAAGTCATTGCGGGACCTGTAGCGGATTGACGCTCAGAGTAGTAATATAGGTCCTTTATGGCGTTGTTCAAGATAGATTCATCAGTGATGTAACCCAGGGGATAAACCATCAAAGGAACATCTGCTTGCTTGATTTGTATTGAACTGTTCATTCCGGAATATTCGAGTGTTATATTCGAACATGATCTTGGAATGTAAATTCTTTTTGAGATATCCATCCATTTTGGATCAACATATTCGCCTAGGTGGTTACCTATATCCGTAGCCCACTTCAACATGGTCTTAATACCAGCGTTGGTAAAAGCACCATTATTGATGTGATTGGCAAACTCATCAGGATCCGTTAGGTTGTAAGTTTCATACTTCCCCAGAGTCTCGTTGAACTTAACGTATGCAGTAAAAAAATCAGCGGCATCTTTAACCATGGGCCAAGTGGTATAACGCAGATAATCCTCATCAACACCTTGGGCACCATTCATATAAATGGAGAAAGACGCTAAAGCGATGTCAACATTAACGTGGTATTCGTAATCAATACAGGGTCCTGTTGAAGTACAATTAGCGTATCTTCCGGAAGTCCAGGGATACACAGCTCCCGGGTAGCCATTTAGTTTGGCATTTTCACGAGCTTGCTGATGGGTGGCATTCCTATAgttgttgatattttttgCAATGTTCGGGAAAAAAGGTAATAATGCCGGCTGTATCCAGATATCAGCATCCCAAAAGACCATTCCACCGTAGGAATCTGAGGACAAGCCTGAAACTCCGACAGGTAAACCTCTTTCATCTGATACGTTAAAAGTTCTTGTATTGGCCAACAGATGAAATAATGAAGATCTCGCTGCCATTTCTAGCAGTGCATCTGATGGAATTTCAATGAATGCATCATTATATATCCTTTCCCAGGCTTCGGTGTTGGAAGAGATtagctcttcaaatctcCCACGACTGGCAGTAGCTATGGTCGTGGCAAATTCAATGTTTGAGACATCACTGGCACCATTCTTATTAAACTCACTTGACATGATACCAACGTATTTTCTAACAACGGCCTTTGGTGAATCTCTTGTTAATCTGACATGAGAAGACTGAGCAACCCGTTCATCATTCGAGTACTCCTGTGCCCAATCAAAAGTGGAGATATTGGAGCCTGCGGGATCTTGTATAGTGCAAGTGGAGAAAATGGCGGCATTTGATTCAGGCACATTTTCCGGTTCCACGATCATGTAAATTCCATTATTATTTTTGTCAAACCCTAGATCTTGCAACACGGTTCTCTGAGAAGTGCCAAAGTCCAGGAAGTCATAAACATTCAGATCAATGTGCGGAACTTCAGAAGGCAGCCTATCTAAATTTAACGAAATTTCCAAAGAAACCATACCCAGAGAATAGATTTTTTTATGAGTAGCCACTTCGCTCTTCACATTAAGCATGCCTTTTAGCCAATCGAGCTGTGTGGTAACGACTCCATTGCGCATCGATAAATTCTGGTTGTAATTTGTAACGTCATTGACCGTGACATTTTGAGGATTGAACCATATCGAATCATTAATAGAAAACTGCAAATTCGTCCACTGTGGTATAACAGATATGACTGTACTGTAACCCTTATCGTCCAGCTCTGGAAAGTTTGTCGAgttcaattttttttgcAAACAATAGAAGTCCGACACAAACGCTCCAGCATATCTTCTATTCCTCAAAGGCCAACCGTTATCCAGCGCTCCTGGAATCTCCTCGCCAGAGTTGGTCCAAAGATTTAGCGCATCCAGCGCGTAGCCAAACCCAACATTCGGGATTCTCGATCCGATGTATCCGTTGGAAACGTAGGGCTGCTTCGAATAGGTGTTGGGATACATCTTTGTACTGCCTAGAATCATGTTGTCCTCATCGTAGATCGCGTCACCAAAATCGCAAAGCAGCTCGTACAGTTTCCGTGATGCCTTTCTAGCATTCTCGTTGCGATATAGCGAATGACTTTCTAAGCAAGCTTCTTGGATATACCCTTGCTGATGCTGTAAAACGTTGTTTGAAGTGGCGCTCAGTCCGCTGACATACGTGAGAAAACTGGAAAAGAACACCAGCATAGCGATAAGCGTGATCATTATGATGGTTAAAAGAAAGTAGAGCAGTTTCTTATCCTTCGAACGGTTCTCGAGTGCCGGGGGCGTATGGACCCTACTTCCGGAACTCTCCGACAAATGCTCTCCACCACTCATGCTGAAATGAAATGCAAATAAATATCCATGTAGCTCGATTCGAGTAGCAGATTCCCGCCGCTTGCTAAGGGAAATCTGAACCTAGTTTCCCTACCTCGAGCTCGCCGCCCCGTAGTATATACTGTAGATGTTAGTCCGAGAAACAGCACGCGGCGCGTTCACCCCAGTTCTTTTGCGGTCTGGAAAACAGAAGCAATGACCGATCTTTTGAATCCCTCAGTATAAGAAATCTGATACGGCCAGCTTGTAGTAGTAACTCTCAGCTATTCGCATCAGGAGAATGTGAGGTTTGCCTGTGTATCTCTAGCGCAAgtcatatatatatatatataaCTTATTATTTATATACCATCAGCGGCAAAACAAACGAGCCCCTATCAAAACACATCACTAGAAACGGCGATCGAGCCTCATCTCAAGATGCGGGTAACGAAACGCACGATTTGGACCAATCAAATCCCACGTTTGATTCTTTTCCGTTTTAGGAAAGATCTCGGGCTCCTGAATTTGAGATCACTCTGAACGAATAAATCGTGAATCACGAACCAATTCGCTTCCGAGTTTTTTCCACTTGAAAAATTAGAATACAATACGCCAACAGCAGCACAGTTTCTTACTGTATACGCCCTGCCTATGGTACTGACCTGTAGGAGTCCTTTCTTTCATACCCAATCTCTTGCCGTAACCTCTCTCTCCAATTGATTTTTCTTTAAATCAACCTACCTCCTTTCTTGTGGGAACTGGTTCACATCTCTTAGTCTCATTAGGATAGATTCATCTCATCAAGACGGGAGGAAATTAGATTAAAGTAGTTATTAAGGACAACAAGACAGGTTTCGAATCCAATTGTTTCTTTGAATCGCATTAACACTACTTTTAGTTGaattttttggtttttttTGGGTCCTATTCATCAATTCTTATATATTCTGAAAGAAACAAAGAAACAAAGAGCGATCATTGCATTCTCTTTTAATTCGATTGGTGTCCTGTTATTATTACTGAGTGTTTCGGAAAAAACAACTGCCTTTTAATCACAGAAATTTCCTTACTGAAAGAACAATAATGTTGGCTCGTACTGCTGCTATTCGTTCTGTTACTAGATCCTTTGTCAACGTGGCTAGAGTTGCCAGAGTTGCTAGACCGGCTACCATCATCGCTGGTAGAAGGTATGCCACTGCCAAGGCTCAACCAACCGAAGTGTCGTctattcttgaagagagaATCAGAGGCGTTTCTGAGGAGGCTAACTTGAACGAGACTGGTAGGGTTTTGGCCGTTGGTGATGGTATCGCCCGTGTTTTCGGTTTGAACAACAttcaagctgaagaattggtCGAGTTCTCCTCTGGTGTCAAGGGTATGGCCCTTAACTTGGAACCTGGTCAAGTTGGTATTGTGCTTTTCGGTTCCGACAGATTGGTCAAGGAAGGTGAATTGGTCAAGAGAACTGGTAAGATTGTGGATGTTCCGGTCGGTCCAGAATTGTTGGGTAGAGTTGTCGACGCTCTAGGTAACCCAATCGACGGTAAGGGCCCAATCAAGGCTTCTGGCCGTACTAGAGCTCAAGTCAAGGCTCCAGGTATcttgccaagaagatctGTCCACGAGCCAGTGCAAACCGGTTTGAAGGCTGTTGACGCTTTGGTGCCAATCGGTAGAGGTCAAAGAGAACTGATCATCGGTGACCGTCAGACTGGTAAGACCGCCGTCGCTCTGGACACCATTTTGAACCAAAAGAGATGGAACGACGGTTCTGACGAATCCAAGAAGTTGTACTGTGTCTACGTCGCCATTGGTCAAAAGAGATCCACCGTGGCTCAATTGGTTCAAACCTTGGAAGCACACGACGCTTTGAAATACTCCATCATCGTGGCTGCCACCGCTTCCGAGGCTGCTCCTCTACAATACTTGGCTCCATTCACCGCTGCCTCCATTGGTGAATGGTTCAGAGACAACGGTAAGCACGCCTTGATCGTCTACGACGATTTGTCTAAGCAAGCTGTTGCCTACCGTCAACTATCTCTATTGTTGAGAAGACCTCCAGGCCGTGAAGCTTACCCTGGTGATGTCTTCTACTTGCATTCCAGATTGTTGGAAAGAGCCGCCAAGATGTCTGAAAAGGAAGGTGCCGGTTCCCTGACCGCTTTGCCAGTCATTGAAACTCAAGGTGGTGATGTTTCTGCTTATATTCCAACTAACGTCATCTCCATTACTGACGGTCAAATTTTCTTGGAAGCTGAATTGTTCTACAAGGGTATCAGACCAGCCATTAACGTCGGTCTTTCTGTCTCCAGAGTTggttctgctgctcaagtgaaggctttgaagcaagTCGCTGGttctttgaagctgttcTTGGCTCAATACAGAGAAGTCGCTGCTTTCGCTCAATTCGGTTCCGACTTGGATGCTTCCACCAAGCAAATTTTGACCAGAGGTGAGAGATTGACTCAATTGTTGAAACAAAGCCAGTACGCTCCATTGGCCGCCGAAGAACAAGTGCCATTGATTTACGCTGGTGTCAACGGTTACATCGATGGTATTGAATTGTCCAGAGTTGCTGAGTTCGAatcctccttcttggcttACTTGAAGGCCAACCACGAAGACATTCTAAGCTCCATCAGAGAAAAGGGTGAATTGCCAAAGGATTTGttggaaaaattgaaatCTGCTACTGAATCTTTTGTTGCCACTTTTTAGGACTTTCAGTATTCCTGTCCAAAAAGCTTTTCACGAGAATATAAGAAATAAACAAGATTCCTTGATTTTAACGATTATATAGTATACTGTAATCTGTCAAGATTATTAAGACGCTTAAAAATGCTTATCCAGCTTCTTAACTCTAGTCTGAATTTTTCTTCTATGAACTCTCTTGCAGCTCGCTTGATTTATATTCGGTGACTTCAACTAACCTACAATTGAATCTCTCAATTTAGGCCCTTAACGAGCTAGAACATAAGTTGTCCTCACTATCAATGACTTCGATACGTCAGCAAACCCCAGTTTCTGATGGCAAGGCATCGAAGGACAGTTCGACGGAAAAGCCATCTAATTATAAGAGACTAAGTGACGATGACTTATTCAGACACTCATCACAGTATCGTTTTTGGTCATTCACCCCAGAACAACTTGAGCAGAAAAGGATACAAGTGAACGCACAGGCTGTTCAAtcgattgaagaagatttacGCAACTTTGTGGCCGATAATAAGACTGATCtaaatgaagaagagattaaAACCATCGAAATGAAAGCTGTTCCGGTGACGGCTGAAGAGGAACTtaaattgatcaatttaTATGCCAAGAAGGTTCAAATGATAGCTCAAAGACTGAATTTACCGACGGAGATTGTAGCCACCTCCATCACATTTTTCAGAAGATTCTACTTGGAGAACTCGGTGCACAAGTTCGAACCCAAGGCGATAGTGCTCACAACCATCTTTCTGGCCTGTAAATCGGATAACTACTTCATCGGTATCGACTCTTTCTGCGAAAAGACCAGAGGATCGAAAGAGCAAATCCTAAAGTATGaatttcctcttctggaGAGTTTGAAATTCTCATTATtcaatcatcatccatACAGGCCCTTACATGGCTTCTTCCTGGACATTCAAGCTGTTCTACATGGTAAAGTGGATCTCAGTTATATGGGTCACATCTATGACAGGTGCAAAAAGCGCATAACGGAGGCCTTATTAACAGATGCCGTATATTTCTACTCGCCACCACAAATAACATTATCCGCGCTTATGATCGAGGACGAAGCACTTACGACAAGATACCTGGAGCTGAAGTTTCATGGCAACAATCCAGACAGCAGTGCTGACGAACAGAAGACCATATCGCAAGATATCAGTATTTCACTTGAGAAGTTAATGACTCTCATAAGAGACTGCAAAAAAATTATCGAACAATCCACAAACACTTCTGTAGAGGAAGCAAAATCCATTGCAGCAAGGTTGTATTTTTGTCAGAATCCTGAAgatctcttgaagaaactaaagaagaggaagcacGACGAGCAAGACTCGCCCAGAGCAGAAAAAAAAACCAGGGTCGAGTAGCCTGGCTGATTATGGATTCGATCGATACGTTGCATTCAAGATGTAGCATGGCGCTGCTTCGCTGATATAGAGGAAAACCACTTCCAGTAAATGCATATTTCAGTTACCTTCATGTATTTATTTACATAGTGATGCTGTTGTTTATTTACACCTACTCTGCTGGGTAGTTATGTGTATGTGCTTTGTGGATTATTAACTGATTGCCCACGAATTTATAACAGAATTTCCATCCTTCCTGTTTATAACCAGTTTGTTCATGACGCGCCGAGCAAAGCTGGTCTCTTCGGTTTGTCCCCACCGATATCTTTACGTTCATCGCTGTCCGGTCCTTCGACCACTAAGTTCGTCGTTGCCTTCAGtttattcaatttctcgCCTTTGCATACCTTTTCGATTTCCTTGGCGTCCAATGTTTCGTACTCTATCAGACCTTCTGCTAGTCTATGCAACTCAACGCTCTTCTCAGTCAGGAGCTTGCGCGTCCTTTCTTCCGACTGCTTCAACAGATCTAGGACTTCTTTATCAGCGATATCGCGGATCTTATCAGACCAGGATTCCCACTTATCTGCCAAATTGACTGGGCCAACCTGCTCTCCCATACCGTACTGAGTAACCATAGCTCTAGCCGTCCCAGTGGCGCTTTGCAGGTCTGATCCACAACCACTAGTTGTGTTATCTTTACCATATatcagctcttctgctATTTTACCTCCCATGCAGACATCTAAACGAGCGAGACATTCCTTCTTAGTGATGTCTACTTTGTCCATTTCAGGTAACTGGAAAGTGATACCCAGAGCTCTGCCTCTAGGGAGGATAGTTGCCTTGTACAACGGTGTGGCGCCAGCAGAATACATGGCCATAATCGCATGACCAGCTTCATGAAAAGCAGTTGCTCTCCTGGCAGCGTCAGTCAAAACCATAGTCTTTCTCTCAGCGCCCATCAAAATCTTGTCCTTAGCCCATTCGAAGTGCTGCATATCGACGGCGATAGCATTCTTTTGACATGCATAGACAGCAGCCTGATTGACCAAGTTGGCCAACTCCGCACCAGACAAACCGGGAGTTCCACGAGCAATAATGGTAGGATCGACATCTGCAGCCATAgttatcttcttcatatgatgcttcaagatatctgcACGTCCACGAACATCTGGCAAGTCTACATTTACCACTTTGTCGAATCTGCCAGGCCTTGTGAGTGCTTTATCAAGCGATTCAGGGAAATTTGTGGCACCAATGATGATAATTCCAGAGGTTTGGGAAAAACCGTCCAACTCAACCAGGAGCTGATTGAGAGTTTGCTTGGCGTATGCTTGGTCTTTTGGATTACGCTTACCACCAATAGCATCCAATTCATCAATGAAAACGATGGCTGGCGCGCGGGCCCTGGCCTGCGTGAAGAGATCACGCACACGTTTTGCTCCGACGCCAACATACACCTCATCAAACTCCGAGCCTGacatgaagaagaagtccaCTCCTGCCTCACCGGCAGTTGCTCTGGCCAACAAAGTCTTACCTGTACCTGGGGGACCGGTCAAAAGAACTCCCTTAGGTAG includes:
- the ATH1 gene encoding alpha,alpha-trehalase ATH1 (ancestral locus Anc_7.433); translated protein: MSGGEHLSESSGSRVHTPPALENRSKDKKLLYFLLTIIMITLIAMLVFFSSFLTYVSGLSATSNNVLQHQQGYIQEACLESHSLYRNENARKASRKLYELLCDFGDAIYDEDNMILGSTKMYPNTYSKQPYVSNGYIGSRIPNVGFGYALDALNLWTNSGEEIPGALDNGWPLRNRRYAGAFVSDFYCLQKKLNSTNFPELDDKGYSTVISVIPQWTNLQFSINDSIWFNPQNVTVNDVTNYNQNLSMRNGVVTTQLDWLKGMLNVKSEVATHKKIYSLGMVSLEISLNLDRLPSEVPHIDLNVYDFLDFGTSQRTVLQDLGFDKNNNGIYMIVEPENVPESNAAIFSTCTIQDPAGSNISTFDWAQEYSNDERVAQSSHVRLTRDSPKAVVRKYVGIMSSEFNKNGASDVSNIEFATTIATASRGRFEELISSNTEAWERIYNDAFIEIPSDALLEMAARSSLFHLLANTRTFNVSDERGLPVGVSGLSSDSYGGMVFWDADIWIQPALLPFFPNIAKNINNYRNATHQQARENAKLNGYPGAVYPWTSGRYANCTSTGPCIDYEYHVNVDIALASFSIYMNGAQGVDEDYLRYTTWPMVKDAADFFTAYVKFNETLGKYETYNLTDPDEFANHINNGAFTNAGIKTMLKWATDIGNHLGEYVDPKWMDISKRIYIPRSCSNITLEYSGMNSSIQIKQADVPLMVYPLGYITDESILNNAIKDLYYYSERQSATGPAMTYPVFVAAAAGMLNHGSSSQSYLYKSILPYLRGPFAQFSEQSDDNFLTNGLTQPAFPFLTANGGFLQAILFGLTGLRYSYEVDETTKKISRLLRFSPIEMPLLPGGIAIRNFKYMGQVLDIIIDDHNGTIVHKSGDADIKVKVPDRSLIRDRDITRYEGPNTTHHKDCFNDYSEEGGGDKPVSAFGTYYTIKPGQELVLPLFRPALNVPGNIVESKQVTNLTAGVPGDVPFSALDGNNYTHWQPANKYKTAKLLIDLGENNFQEIKSGIILWGQRPAQNLTVAILPHASEIERLFSNLTEVLETTDADLTKEDEEISEVLEDAGEDISEIETDACDEDIAAILSWKTNGIEGFLDNLKESHLLSKHFVRIVDNLQIEPSEPYFQEVYNKSLIELLPSNITEFYVDYDSLQLNNNPCCFEESINTTEWRKTRFILVSIQGSYDDDIDIRGGTIKEIVLKN
- the ATP1 gene encoding F1F0 ATP synthase subunit alpha (ancestral locus Anc_7.432) — protein: MLARTAAIRSVTRSFVNVARVARVARPATIIAGRRYATAKAQPTEVSSILEERIRGVSEEANLNETGRVLAVGDGIARVFGLNNIQAEELVEFSSGVKGMALNLEPGQVGIVLFGSDRLVKEGELVKRTGKIVDVPVGPELLGRVVDALGNPIDGKGPIKASGRTRAQVKAPGILPRRSVHEPVQTGLKAVDALVPIGRGQRELIIGDRQTGKTAVALDTILNQKRWNDGSDESKKLYCVYVAIGQKRSTVAQLVQTLEAHDALKYSIIVAATASEAAPLQYLAPFTAASIGEWFRDNGKHALIVYDDLSKQAVAYRQLSLLLRRPPGREAYPGDVFYLHSRLLERAAKMSEKEGAGSLTALPVIETQGGDVSAYIPTNVISITDGQIFLEAELFYKGIRPAINVGLSVSRVGSAAQVKALKQVAGSLKLFLAQYREVAAFAQFGSDLDASTKQILTRGERLTQLLKQSQYAPLAAEEQVPLIYAGVNGYIDGIELSRVAEFESSFLAYLKANHEDILSSIREKGELPKDLLEKLKSATESFVATF
- the CCL1 gene encoding TFIIH complex kinase subunit CCL1 (ancestral locus Anc_7.431), producing MTSIRQQTPVSDGKASKDSSTEKPSNYKRLSDDDLFRHSSQYRFWSFTPEQLEQKRIQVNAQAVQSIEEDLRNFVADNKTDLNEEEIKTIEMKAVPVTAEEELKLINLYAKKVQMIAQRLNLPTEIVATSITFFRRFYLENSVHKFEPKAIVLTTIFLACKSDNYFIGIDSFCEKTRGSKEQILKYEFPLLESLKFSLFNHHPYRPLHGFFLDIQAVLHGKVDLSYMGHIYDRCKKRITEALLTDAVYFYSPPQITLSALMIEDEALTTRYLELKFHGNNPDSSADEQKTISQDISISLEKLMTLIRDCKKIIEQSTNTSVEEAKSIAARLYFCQNPEDLLKKLKKRKHDEQDSPRAEKKTRVE
- the YME1 gene encoding i-AAA protease YME1 (ancestral locus Anc_7.430); this encodes MSLINLLTSSVARNGVVSMLGRRSPVIGVALLSRVSRRQERILNLQGSIVNSRRFYVKNIDEKGENGSGGDKDASDVTRGAVKAGSVPLGSAASSATAAQSVSHAILATKEQEANKDLTNPEAQAAFYRLLLRSNYPQYVVSRFETPGIASSPECSELYMEALQRIGRHSEADAVRQTLLTASSAGAVNPSLASSSVSSSAYHGTFPSLYSPSYGSRKEPLHVVVTESTFAIVSRWIKWLVIFGLLTYGVSEAFKYVSENTTLLKSSEVADKSVDVAKTNVKFDDVRGCDEARAELEEIVDFLKDPAKYESLGGTLPKGVLLTGPPGTGKTLLARATAGEAGVDFFFMSGSEFDEVYVGVGAKRVRDLFTQARARAPAIVFIDELDAIGGKRNPKDQAYAKQTLNQLLVELDGFSQTSGIIIIGATNFPESLDKALTRPGRFDKVVNVDLPDVRGRADILKHHMKKITMAADVDPTIIARGTPGLSGAELANLVNQAAVYACQKNAIAVDMQHFEWAKDKILMGAERKTMVLTDAARRATAFHEAGHAIMAMYSAGATPLYKATILPRGRALGITFQLPEMDKVDITKKECLARLDVCMGGKIAEELIYGKDNTTSGCGSDLQSATGTARAMVTQYGMGEQVGPVNLADKWESWSDKIRDIADKEVLDLLKQSEERTRKLLTEKSVELHRLAEGLIEYETLDAKEIEKVCKGEKLNKLKATTNLVVEGPDSDERKDIGGDKPKRPALLGAS